From a single Arachis hypogaea cultivar Tifrunner chromosome 3, arahy.Tifrunner.gnm2.J5K5, whole genome shotgun sequence genomic region:
- the LOC112775896 gene encoding uncharacterized protein — protein MGNVASRFAFYPPTPPTYKVLEEKDGMKLIFSPLPKEKNVEVHRLDTKSGNKIIAIFWKHPFARFTFLYSHGNAADLGQMIDLFMYLRAQFRVNIMSYDYSGYGASTGKGTSDEVVDCTHGKQLWENCKEKYEPLWVKGGGHCDLEAYPEYLKHMRKFLNAMEKPTTKGETNEQLTQNPSDNQPKRNKCLGFG, from the exons ATGGGAAATGTAGCTTCAAGATTTGCATTTTACCCTCCAACCCCACCAACGTATAAAGTGTTAGAGGAGAAGGATGGGATGAAGCTCATATTCTCGCCGCTTCCCAAAGAGAAGAATGTGGAAGTGCATCGTCTAGATACGAAGAGTGGGAACAAGATCATTGCTATATTTTGGAAACACCCTTTTGCCAGGTTTACATTCCTATACTCGCATGGCAATGCCGCTGACTTGGGTCAGATGATCGATCTTTTCATGTACCTTAGAGCTCAATTTCGCGTTAATATTATGAG TTATGACTACTCAGGATATGGTGCTTCTACAGGTAAG GGAACTAGTGATGAAGTCGTTGATTGCACCCATGGAAAGCAATTATGGGAAAATTGTAAGGAAAAATATGAACCTTTGTGGGTTAAAGGTGGGGGACATTGTGACCTTGAAGCTTATCCCGAATACCTCAAGCACATGCGCAAGTTTTTAAATGCCATGGAGAAGCCCACTACCAAAGGGGAGACAAACGAACAACTTACCCAAAATCCTAGTGATAATCAACCTAAACGAAACAAATGTTTAGGATTTGGCTAA